GGGAGCGGCGAGGTGGCGACCGCCGCGACCACGGCGCCGGCACTCGCGGCATGGCGGGCCGCCTCGCCCCGGATCCGGATGATCTCCTCGTGGAGTTCACCCATCTCGGTGATCGGTTTGGTGGCGAACTCCAGCTGCTCCTTGTGCAGTTCCTTCTCGAACTCGTGCTCCGCCCCGCCGTCGGCGCCGGAGCGCTGCCAGCTCTGGCGCTCCGCGGCCGCCAGGACCGTCCCCGACACGGCGAGTGGAGCCCCGCTGTCGGCGTCCACCAGCAGCAGTTCTTCTTCCACGCCTACGCTTCGCATGTCGCCGCCTGTGCATCGATCTGTCAGATGCCCCGCACCTGCCCCGGCTGTTCCCGGCCATGCGGACGCCGCGGCCGTGCCCGCGCCGGACGGGCCCGGGCCGGGTGAACCAGGGCCGCGGGGGACGGTCTTGCCCTGCGCGGGCCGCTAGGCTTCCCGCACTGCCGGTTCACGGTCGCGCACAGGGAGTGAGATCTTGCAGCTCGGGGGGCGAGGGGTCTGGCAGACGCGCGCGGGCGCGATCCAGCCGCCGTATGCCGGCGACCATCTGTGCCGGCTGCTCCATCTCGCGGCCGGGGCGCTGCCGCTGCTCCTGTGGTGGCACGATCAGCCCGCGTCGGCGGCCATGGGCCTGGTGCTGGCCCTCCTGGTCTTCGGGCGGATCCTGCTCCTCGATCTGCGGTTACGGGTGTTCGTCCGACTGCTGCGCGGACGTGAGCGCCTGAAGCGGGTGCTGGTCCTCCTGTCGGCGGGCGGGGCGCTGGCCCTGTGGCCTGAGTCCTGGCTCGGCGCTCTGGGATCGCAAGGGGCCGTCGTGTCCCGGCCGTCCGCGGGCTGGGCGCTGACCCTGCTCCTGGTGACGGCTCTCGGCTGTCTGCAGGAATGGCGCACGTGGCCGGACGTCAGAGGCGTCCCGTCCCCCAGGCTGGAGCCCTTCCGGATGCTGCGCGGGCTGCTGGGGCGCGGCTGGGGGCCGGCGCTCCTGGCGGTCACCCATCCCGGCGCGCCCGGCCTGCTGGTGCCGGCGGTCGCGGTCATGGCGGCCGAGCTGGCCTTCTCCGCCTACGCGGCCCGTACCGGGGACTGGCGGCTGCGGGTGCTCCACGCGGTGCGCCTCCCGCTCCTGCCCGCTTTCCGCGTCCCTTGGATCCAGGGCTCCGTCGTCGGATCGTGGGCCTACGACGCGGTGATCCGTCGCCCCCGGCGGCCGGATCTGGCGCCGTGGGAGTTGATGCTGCGTCATGACGAGGTGCTGGCGGGCTCCGCCGGCCACGACCTCGTGGTCAGGACCTGGCGGGCGAACGCCGCCGCGCCCACTCCGGACGCGGAGCCCTGGGTGAGCACGGCCGAGGCGTACGCGGACTCCCTGAAGGCCCTCTTCCAGTACCAGGCGGGCACGGAGATCCCCGCGGCCGAGCGCCGCGGGCTGTTCACGACGTGGCAGACCGTGGCCGCGATGACGGCCATGGCACGGGCCGAGGTCAGTCTGGCGGCGGGCCTGCTGGACAACGCCGTCCGCAACCGGCGCTACGCGGCCCGGCTCTTCGCCGCCGCCGGCCTCCCGTTGAACGCGGCCGCCGCCCGGTGCCTCACCGCCGACGTCCTCGCGTTCGAACTGGCCCGCACGGACGAAGCCCTGGCCGAAGTGGACGAGGTGGGCGACCGCTCCACCCTGCCGGCGGCCCTGCGACGCCTCGCCGAGCTCGTGGAGACCACCGCCGGCCGGACCCGCGGCGACGGCGGCGGGTCCGGCCGCCGCCTCCCGTCGGCCCTGCCGCTGCGGGCGGCACACGGCCTGTTCGAGGAGCTTCCGACCTGGATTCCCTTCCTGTCCGTCCACCACCGGGAGATCGCCTTCGTGCGACACGTGGATCGGCGCGCCGCCGAAACGGCGCACCGGCTCGGCCGGCAGCCCGGGGTGACGCTCCCCAGCCCCTACCGGGGCTTCGCCGACATGTACCCGCTCCCGGTCGGCCACGGCCTGCGCGAGGTCCTGGCCGACGCGCAGCGGTCCCTCGCCCACGGTTCCGTCGAGACGGCCAGGCTCGCGGCCCTGGACGTACTCCAGGTCGCCCGCTCGGCGGAGGACCTGGCCCAGCAGACCGCCGCCCACCGGCTGCTGGCCCGGACCGCGGCCCGTCTGGGCGACTGGCCCGAGCAGTACTCCCATCTGATCTCCGTCGTCGCCTCGGTCGAGACGGCACGCGACCGTGTCGCCGACGCCGACCTGCGGATCGATCTCGACCTCGCCCGTCCGTGCGCCGAGCTCGTCGCCCTCGTCGTGGACCGCCGGGTCCCGGGCGTGCCGCTGACGACGGCGGTGGACCTGGCGGAGCGGGGCCGGTCCCGACTCATGCTGCAGACGATCGGCGGCACCCACGACAGCGAACTCCCCTCCGCTTTGAGGGAGTTGCAGCAGCAGGAGCGGAATCTGCTGCGGAGCGTGCGCAGCGACGACCGGATCGGCACCCGCGGCCCGTACGGCTTCGCGGTGCTCAACCCCTACTGGGGGCAGGTGGAACGCGCGAAGCTGGAGCGGATCTGGCGGGCCATGGAGGCCACCGGAGCGGCCGGAGCGGCGTACGTGAGCGGCCGGCGGGGTGCACCGGCGCAGTACGCGGAGTTACGGGACATGCTCCGGCCCGGCGAGGTCCTGTGCGAGTTCGTCAGCGTGGGCGACCGCACCGTCGTCCTGCTGGTGCGGGCGGAGCGGGCCGAGCCGGTGGTGGTCGACCTGCGGCTGGACGCGCGGGCGCTCACGCCCGAAAGGCCGGATCCGGGCCGCCCCGCACCGCCGTGGACCGCCGGCCTGGCGCCACTGGCCCGGGCCCTCGCCGAGCACACACGGCCCGGCGAGGTCATGTGGCTGGTGCCGGACGGCCCGCTGCACGATCTTCCGCTGCATGCCGTGCCCGTGGAGGGCGCCCCCTGGGGTGAACGCAACCCGATGAGCTGCACTCCGAGTGCGTCGCTCATGCGGTACAGGCTCGGGCCCGCCGTACGGAGTGAGACACGGACGGCACTGGTCCTGGCCGACTCGCGGGGCGACCTGCCGCACGCCCGGGCCGAGGCGCGGGCCATCCGTGCGGTCCTGCCCGCCGCGGAGGTCCACACGGGGGCGGCGGCCGGCCTGGACACCCTGCGGGAACGGCTCTCACAGGCCCGGTACGACGTACTGCACCTGGCCTGCCACTGCCGCCTGGACCGGGAACGGCCGTCCCGGTCGGGCCTCCTGCTGGCCGGCGGGGAACTGACCGCCGAGGATCTGCCCACCGTACGGCTCGACGTCCGCCTGGTCGTGCTCAGCGGCTGCGACACGGGCGCCCAGGAGCAGCGCGCCGGCAACGAACTGATGGGGCTGACAAGGGAGTTCCTGCACGCGGGTGCACGCTCCGTCCTGGTGACCCGGTGGCAGGTGGACGACATCTCCAGCGCGCTGTTGATGGCCGACTTCTACCGGCGGATGAAGGACGGCAGCCCGCTCGCGGCTGCGCTGTCCGCCGCCAGGCGCCGACTGCGGACCATGAGCCTCGATGACGCCCTGGAGCACTGCGAGCGGGAGCGGCGGGGCGAACGGCTGCGCGCGGCGGACCCGGAGTCCGTACGGTCCCTGAGCCGGGACGTCGCCCGCCTGCGCCTGCGGGCGGGCGACGTCGGCGGCGCCCTCGCGGAGATCGACGCCCTGCTCGCCGAGACACCCCACGGCTCCCCGCACCGGCGCCCGCTGCTCGTGCTGCGCAACCGGGCCCGCTACGCGCCCGCCCGGCGCGAGCAGCACCTCCCCGCCTTCGACCACCCGTACTACTGGGCTCCGTTCACCTTGGCAGGAGATTGGCGATGACCCTCGACGAGCTGCCCCTCGCCCCCGTCAGCACCCGTCCCGACGCGGCGACGGACGGGTACGTCGTGACCCTGGACGCGGCGGGCGTGCCCACCGGTCTGGGGGTCGCCGCGCCCCCGGGCACCCCGCCCGCGGGCACCGCGGCCCCGGCATCCGCCGCCGGCGGGAGCCTGCCGCCCGCCGTGCTCCTGCCCGCACACCTCACCCTGGACGAACTCCTCACCGGCGAGGCCGTCACCCTGCTCCCGCTGAACCCCTTCGGCGCCGTCGTGATCGGCCCCCGCGGCGTCCTGGGCGTCCTGGAACACCCGACGATCGCACGCCACGCCGCCGGGGTGCACGTACCGCCGGGCCGTACCAGGTCCGACCTCGCCCACCCCGAGGACGGGGTCCTGCCGGGCGCGGTCGGGGTGCCCGTCGCCCGGGTCCTGTGCCGGTGCGGCCGGTTGAACCAGGTCACCTTGTACGACCCCGACTACCCTCCGGCGTGTACCGGCGACGAGTCGGCCCATCCGCTCGAACCGCGGGAGCGGTGAGCGGTGTTCAGCACCACCCTCGGCGAACTGGCGGTGGTGGCCGGCCGGCGCTCCTTCCGCGGCGTGTTCTTGCCGAGCCTCGTCTTCTGCTGCCTGGCGGCGGTGGTCCTCGCGGCCGGCCGGGGCTCCGCGCACGGGGCGCTGCACGCATGGCGCCACGGCTCGTGGGAGTCCAAGGTGCTCGTGGCCGCGGGCTTCGCCCTGGCCCTGGTCTGCCTGACGGCGGCGCTCGGCAGCGCCCAGACCTCGCTGCTCCGGCTGGCGGCGGGCCACTGGGGCCCGCTGGGGCGCCGGACGCTGGGCCGGATCGGCCGGGGCCACCACCGGCGCGTCATGGGGCGGGCGGACGAAGCCTCCGCCCACGACCGCTACCCTCCGCGCACCCGGACGGGCGACGTCATGCCCACCCGGCTCGGCAACGCGCTCAAGGCCGCCGAGCTCTACCCCCGCCTGCGGTACGGCATCGACTCGGCCCTGGTGTGGCCACGGCTGCACCCGCTGCTCCCGGAGCCGTTCCTGCTCGTGCTCGGCTCGGCCCGGACCGGCCTGACGGCCCTGCTCTGCTCCGCCTTCCTGTCCGCGGTCCTGGCGGTCGGCGGCGCCGGCTACCTGTGGGCCGTCCACGCTCCGACGCCGCTGTTCCTGCTGTGCCTGTGGGGCGGCTGGCTCGCCGCGTGGGTCTGCTACCGCGGCGCCCTGCTGAGGGCCGCGACCTACGGGCAGCACCTGCGGGTGGCGTTCGACCTGTACCGGGGCCACCTGCTGGAGGCCCTGGGGTGCCCCGCCGGTGACGGCGAGGACGAACGCGCGCACTGGCAACGCCTGTGCCTCTTCTGGCACCGCGGTGTCCTGCCCCACCACGCCGCCACCCCCGACCACCCCGCGCCGGCCCCGCCTGCGGAACCCTCCCCGGACGCGGGCGGCTTCGCGCCGTCCCTGTCCCACCTGGCGGCGGCGGTGCTCACGGCCGCGGGGATCGCCGGTGCGCTCACCGGCGGCGTGTGAGGCGGCGTAGCGGCTCACCCTCCGCTCCCCGCCGCTGCCCGCGCGCGCCGGGCGCGGCCACTCGGGTGACCTGGGCGCGGCCTGCGGCCCCGTACCCCCGCGGAAGGGGTCTGCGCCGGGAGGATGACCGCGCCGACGCCGCTCGGTTCAGGTCCGCACATCCGCCGCAGACCCGGAGGACAGACATGGACGCGATCGTGCTCCTGCGCGACGACCACAAGACGGTCGAGAAGCTGTTCAAGCAGTTCGAGAAGACCGACGACGAGGACACGGGCGAACGCCGCCGGATCGCCGACGAAGTGATCGAGGAGCTCACCGTCCACGCGTGGATCGAGGAGCAGATCTTCTACCCCGCCGCCCGTGAGGCCGCACCGGACACCACGGACCACATCCTGGAGAGCATCGAAGAGCACCACGCCGTCGTGTGGATGCTGTCCGAGATCAAGAACATGGACCCGTCCGACGAGCGCTTCAAGGCGAAGATGAGCGTTCTGATGGAGAACGTCCGCCACCACGTGGAGGAAGAGGAGAAGGACTGGTTCCCCGAGGTCCGCAAGGCCATGGGCCGCAACCGGCTCACCGAGCTCGGTCAGCAGCTCGAAGCGGAGAAGCCGAAGGCCCCGCGGGACCCCCTGGCCGTGCCCAGCGCCGCAAGCCGGTGACAGCCGCCGGTCCGGGGCTCCGACCCAGCCCTCGCCGGGGCGCTCGCGGGCCGCTCGGCGCCGGGGTACTGGCCGCGGCGGCGCTGTCGCTCCTCACGGGCTGCGGAGCCTCGGCAGTGCGGGTGGACGGCGCACGCGACGCGGCCCGCGCCTTCGAACAGGCACTGTCCTTGCGTGACTACACCGGGGCGTGCCGGCTGCTGGCCCCCGCGACCCGCGCCCAGCTGGAGCAGGACGGGAAGCAGGCGTGCGCGCGGGCGCTGGGGAGCGAGGAGCTGCCGGTGTCGGCTGCGCTGGGGGCGACGGAGGTCTACGGGCGGATGGCCCTGGTCCGCGCCGAAGGGGACACGCTGTTCCTGTCCCTGTTCACCGGCGGCTGGCGGGTGGTGGCGGCCGGCTGCACCCCTCGGGGCGACGCGCCGTACCAGTGCCTGGTGAAGGGCGGCTGACATGCGCGGACTGTTCGCCGCCTGCCTGCTCGTGATCGTGGGCGGGCTCGGCTACTTCATCGCGATCGGGGCGATGCACCGGTGAACCGGCAGAAGCGGGGCCGGGAGCGGCGCGCGAGCTTCTGGCGGGACAACAGCCTCACCCTGGCCTTCGGAACGGCGTTCTTCGTCGTCCTGCTCGGTCAGGCACTGGCCGGGCACGCCGAGTTCAACGAGCAGTTGGCCGTCGACGGCCTCCAGCGGATCAGCCTGGGCCAGTACGTGACCTCGTCGGACTTCGCCGTCGACGTCACCGAGAACTGGCAGTCGGAGTTCCTGCAGTTCTTCCTCTACGTCTTCGGGACCGTCTGGCTCGTCCAGCGCGGGTCGCCGGAGTCCAAGGAGATCCACAAGATCGGTACGGAGTCGGACCGCGAGCAGCGCGTGGGCGATCACGCCACGGAGCAGTCGCCCCGCTGGGCCGGTGCGAAGGACTGGCGCCAGGGCGTGTACGCCCGCTCGCTGGGCCTGGTCATGGGCACGCTGTTCCTCCTGTCCTGGGCCGCCCAGTCGATCACGGGCATGGCCGCCTACGACGAGCAGCAGCTCCGGCAGCTCCAGGACCCGGTCGGATGGGGCGGCTACCTGGCCTCGGCGGACTTCTGGAACAGGAGCCTGCAGAACTGGCAGTCGGAGCTCCTGGCCGTGGCGGCCATGGTCATCCTCTCCGTGTACCTGCGCCAGCGCGGCTCCCCCGAATCCAAACCGGTCGGTGCCGCCCACACCTCCACAGGCGTCGAGGGCTGACGACGGGCGACCTGACGACCTGACGACCTGGCGCATCGGCCGGCGTCAGAGGGCGGGGCCGCCTCCGAGGTACCGCTCCAGCCAGTCCGCGGCGGCCCGCCGGTAGAGCCTCCTGTTGTCCGCCCGCAGGAACTCGTGGCCTTCGTCCCGCAGCGTCAGCTGCCGTGCCGGCACCCCGCGGCCGCGCGCGGCGCGGATGAACTGCTCCGACTCCGTCGGCGGCACGTTGGTGTCGTGCTCGCCGTGAACGGCCAGCACGGGGGCGCGCAGCTGGTCGATGCGGCTCATGGGGGACAGGGCGTGCAGCAGGTCCCGGTCGTGTTCGGGGTGCCCGTACTTGGCGGTGGCGGACTGGGCGATCCACGGTTCCGTGCCGGCGAAGAACGTGGCGAAGTCCGACATCCCGCAGACCGCGACGCCGGCGCGGAAGAGGTCGGGATGCCACACCAGGGAGGCCATGGTGAGGTAGCCGCCGTACGAGCGGCCCATCACTCCCAGCCGTACGGGGTCGGCGTAGCCGAGCGCGACCACGTGGGCGGCGCAGTCGGCGACGTCTTCTATCGCCGCGAACCGTCCGGCGCCGAGGTCGGCGTCCACGAAGGACCGTCCCCAGCCGGAGGAGCCGCGGACGTCGGGGGCGAACACGTCCAGGCCCCTGCCGAGGAGTTCGTGGTAGAGCGGGTTGAACACCGGCCGCTCCTGCTCCTCGGGGCCGCCGTGGAGGTGGATGACGCACGGGGCGGGCCGGCCCGGATCCCGGCCGGGCGCCCGGTAGTACCAGCCGCCGAGCGTCAGCCCGTCCCTCGCCGGGCAGCGCAGGGGTACGGGGCGTACGGGGGGCCGGCCGGGCGGCACCGCGTCCTCGTCCCGGGCCGACCAGCCGGCGCGGGCGGGCACGAGCCCCCGGTCCAGTTCCCAGATGCCGGGCCTGCGCCGGGACCCGGCCAGCGCGGCGAACAGGCCGCCGCGCTCCAGCGGCGCGATTCGGGTCACCACCTCGTGCGGCAGCACGGGCCGGTGCCGGGGTCCGGCGCGGCCGTCCGAGTCCGCGAGGGGCAGAGCCGTGCTCTCCAGCTCGGTCGCGCCCTGCACGTTCCAGGCGAGGAGCGCCCACCGGCCGTGGTCGGGCACGCTGAGCAGGTCGAGGCCGGTCCCCTCGCGTTCGACCGCGACGGACACGGCCCCGCCCGCGCCCTGCCCGTCCAGCCGGACCCGTAGGAGGGCGGCGAACTCGCGGTCCGTGTCGCTGCGCAGCCACACGGTCCGCGCGTCGGGGGAGAACCGCCCGATCCAGGGGTCCCCGTCGGCGACGTGCAGGCTGAAGGTGGTGTGCCCGGAGGCGGTGTCGAGCACGAGCGCCTCGCGCCGGCCGCGCGGACCGCGGCGGACGAGTGCGAAACGGCCGTCCGCACTGGTGTCGCACACGCGAAGCGATGCCGCGCCCTCCTCGCCGTACAGCAGGACGGGGGCGTGCGCGCCGTCGGGGTCGACCAGGTAGGCGGCCAGCCCGCCGCCGCGGACCTGGCCGGGGGCCGGGCCGGGGGCCGGGCCGGCGCCCTGGTTCGGAAAGGCCCGGTGCGCCGCCGCGCCGCCGAGGAGGGTCGCGGGGCCTCCGCGTTCGGACCAGGCCGCGACGGGGCCCCGCGCGCCGTCCGCCGGCGCCCCGTCGGCGTCCGACGGGAGGTGTCCGGCGCCCGTGTGCTCGGCGCCGGACACGGAGGGCTGGGCCACCGTGACGGCCAGGGCGGTGCCGTCCCGGGTCCAGCACCCGAGGTGTGCGGAGCTTCCCGGCTCGGCTCCGGCGAGCACCTGCCGTCCGGTTCCGTCCGGGCGCACCACCAGGACGCGGGTGTGTTCGCCGCCGCCGGGCGCCGACGTGTAGGCGATCCAGCGGCCGTCGGGCGACCAGGAGACCTCGGTCACCGGGTCGGGGTCGCCGTCCAGGACGTGGGCCTCGCTCCCCCTCGCGGGGCCGCTCCACAGCTGGGGCACGCCGGCCCGGTCGCAGATGAAGGCGACGTGCTCCCCGGTGGGGTCGGCGGAGGGGTACCAGCATCCGTGGGCGGGCAGCAGGGTGGGCGGGTCGGCGCTGAGATGGTCGGGCAGCCGTAGCGGTACAGGCGCCGGCGTGGGGGACGCGGTGTCGGCGGGTAGCACGTCGGGCCCCCGTGCGCCGGGGGGCGCCGGGGTTCCGCCCGCCGTACCGAGTGCGTGATCCACGAGGTTCGTCCGCTCCAGGGGCATGGCCACCTCTCCCAGGCTTCCGCTTCCTGAGTGTTCCCACCACTCGGTCCGGTCACTTCACCGCGTCGCGTCACCGGATGCCGTGCGCCTGGAGCCAGATCTCCAGCGTCGCCACCTGCCACAGGGTGTTGGCCCCGCGCCTGGCGCGGTGGCGGTTGGGCGCCGCGAGCAGCTCTTCGACGACCCTCTCGTCGAAGATCCCGCGCCGGCGCGCCTCGGGGGCCGTCAGGGCGTCCCGTACCCGGGCCAGTACGGGCCGGGCCATGTGGCGTACCGCCGGGACGGGGAAGTAGCCCTTGGGGCGGTCGACGACCTCGCGGGGCAGTACGGAGCGTCCGACGTCCTTGAGGACGGCCTTGCCGCCCTGTGCGAGCTTCAGCGCCGGGGGGCAGGCCGCCGCCAGCTCCACCAGGTCCTGGTCCAGGAACGGCACCCTGGCCTCCAGTCCCCAGGCCATCGTCATGTTGTCGACGCGCTTGACCGGGTCGTCCGGCATGAGGGCGTGGACGTCCATGCGCAGGGCGGCGTCGAGGGCGGTGTCGGCTCCGGGGGCGGCCATGTGGCGTCGGACGAAGTCGGTGGAGGCGTCGTGGTCCACGGCGAGGTCCGGACGGATCATGGCGGTCAGGTCGGCGTGCGTCCGGTCGAAGTACGCGCGGGCGTAGGCGTCGTCCGCTCCGGCCCGGCCGGCGGAGGCGATCCGCGGGTACCAGTGGTAGCCGGCGAACACCTCGTCGGCGCCCTGGCCGCACAGGACGACCTTGACCTCTTTGGACACCTGCTCGGACAGCATGTGGAAGGCCACGGCGTCGTGGCTGACCATGGGCTCGCTCATGGATCCGATCGCGGCCTCCAGGGCGGCGGGAAGCCGGTCGGAGGGGATCAGGAACTGGTGGTGGTCGGTGGAGAACCGGCGGGCGACGAGGTCCGAGTAAAGGAACTCGTCGCCGTCCTCGCCGTTCTCCTCCTCGAAGCCCATGGCGAAGGTCGGGACGTCGTCGTGGCCCTCCTCGGCGAGCATGGCCACCATCAGGCTGGAGTCGAGACCGCCTGACAGGAGCACCCCGACGGGCACGTCGGCGACCGTACGCCGGCGTACGGCCGTACGCAGCGCCTCGTGCACGGCCTCGCGCCAGAGGACGGGATCGTCCCCGAGATCGGAACGCCGGGTGTAGGAGGGCTGCCAGTAGCAGTGGTCGTGGGTGGTGCCGTCGGGCTCGACGACCCGGACGGTGGCCGGCGGGACCTTCCGTACGCCGGCCAGCACCGTGCGGGGTGCGGGCACGGTGCCGTGCCAGCTCAGGTACTGGTGGAGGGCCACCGGGTCGATGGAGGTGTCCACTCCCCCGCCGGCCAGCAGGGCCGGCAGCGAGGACGCGAAGCGGAGGCGGTCGCAGTCCTCGGTGACGTAGAGGGGCTTGATGCCGAGCCGGTCACGGCCCAGGACGACCCGGCCCGTGTGGTGCTCGGCGACGGCGAAGGCGAACATGCCGACGAAGAACTCGACGCAGTCCCGGCCCCACTCGGCGTACGCCTTGACCACGACCTCGGTGTCGGAGTCGGAGAAGAAGCGGTATCCGTGCCTCTCCAGGCGGGCGCGCAGTTCCCGGTGGTTGTAGATGCAGCCGTTGAAGACCGCGGTGAGGCCCAGCTGGGCGTCGACCATGGGCTGGGCGCCGCGCTCCGACAGGTCGATGATCTGCAGCCGGCGGTGTCCCAGGGCGACTGCCGCCTGGGACCAGATCCCTCTGCCGTCGGGTCCCCGCGCCTCCATCGCGTCGGTCATGCGTTCGACGGCGGCGAGGTCGGGACGCCCGCCGCCGAACCGCACCTCTCCACTCAGACCGCACATGAGGCACCTCCGGGTGCCTCGGCGCCTCGGGACGCCCGGGATACCCCGCTCTTGTCGGCGGACCAGGTCGCATACACCATGCTTCTGCACTCCTGTGCCGGCTCGGCCGGCACGTGCGAGCCGGTCCGAACGGGCAATCGACATATCCCGCGCCTGCCCGCACCTGGGCTTTTCACTCCCCGCGGCCGCCGCACGGCGTCAGCGCTTGCCGCGGCCCGCACCCCCGGGGCGGCGGGGTGCCCTCGTCGGCGCGGGGGCGCCGTCGTCCTGGCGGGCGCCTTCAAGGAGGTCGAACATCTGGTCCAGGACCCTCTGGAAATCGCTCCAGGGGGTCTCCCGGCCCTGGCCGTCGGCGAAGGTGTCCGCGGGGCCTGCGCCCGCTCGGTTCGAGGTCATGTTCCACCTCTCGGGATCAGCGGCCGGCTCGGTACCGGTTCGTCTCACGCGCGTCCGCGCGCGCTCGGGGCACCTGCCCCGATGACGTCGGTTCACACGCGCCCGGCGGGCACACCGCGCCGGGTGTCCGACGGGCATCGTCGGCGACGGCTCAGCCGTCGAACTCGACGTCCTTCACCGTGCAGACGTCGGCGGACATGTTGCGGCTCATCATCCGCAGGGCCGCCGCGGCCAGATCGGCGTCGATGTGGGCCACCGCGTCGTCCGGCACGACGACGTCGAAGTGCCGGATGTGCGCGTCCAGTGCCGAGTACAGCACGCACTGCTCGGTCACCTGGCCGCACAGGACCAGCCGCTTTGCCTTCAGCTGGCCGAGCAGGTAGGCCAGCGGGGTCTCGAAGAAGATCGAATGCCGTGCCTTGACCACGAACAGCGAGTTCTCGTCGGGTGCGACCGGCTCCACCAGGCTCCGGTGACGGCCCGCGAGGGCCGCGTCGAGGATTTCGCCGTGGTGGGAACGCCACTCGCCGAAGTTGTCGTTCACGTAGACGACGGGCGAGTCGCTGGCGCGGGCCTGCTCCAGCAGTGCCGTGATGCCGGGCAGCGCCTCGCGGACGGACGGAACCAGGGCCTCGGCGTCCTCGTGCTCGTAGGTGTTGAGCATGTCGATCACGATGAGCGCCGTGGAGGGCATGGGGCGCCGCCGCCTCTCGTCTCGTTCCGCCCGGTCTTCTTCCAGTCTGTGCCATCCCGGACCCGGCGCTTCCCCACCGCGCGGGCGGGCGAACCGAGCCCGCAACCGACGGCCCGCACCAGGTGTGGGAGGTCCCGCTCCGGGCAGACGCGTCTCGCAGCCCCGCTCCTGAGCGGGGCTGACCAGCTTCCCAGGGCGACACCGGCCGGCGGGGCGACGGCCGCGG
This DNA window, taken from Streptomyces sp. TN58, encodes the following:
- a CDS encoding N-acetylglutaminylglutamine amidotransferase, yielding MCGLSGEVRFGGGRPDLAAVERMTDAMEARGPDGRGIWSQAAVALGHRRLQIIDLSERGAQPMVDAQLGLTAVFNGCIYNHRELRARLERHGYRFFSDSDTEVVVKAYAEWGRDCVEFFVGMFAFAVAEHHTGRVVLGRDRLGIKPLYVTEDCDRLRFASSLPALLAGGGVDTSIDPVALHQYLSWHGTVPAPRTVLAGVRKVPPATVRVVEPDGTTHDHCYWQPSYTRRSDLGDDPVLWREAVHEALRTAVRRRTVADVPVGVLLSGGLDSSLMVAMLAEEGHDDVPTFAMGFEEENGEDGDEFLYSDLVARRFSTDHHQFLIPSDRLPAALEAAIGSMSEPMVSHDAVAFHMLSEQVSKEVKVVLCGQGADEVFAGYHWYPRIASAGRAGADDAYARAYFDRTHADLTAMIRPDLAVDHDASTDFVRRHMAAPGADTALDAALRMDVHALMPDDPVKRVDNMTMAWGLEARVPFLDQDLVELAAACPPALKLAQGGKAVLKDVGRSVLPREVVDRPKGYFPVPAVRHMARPVLARVRDALTAPEARRRGIFDERVVEELLAAPNRHRARRGANTLWQVATLEIWLQAHGIR
- a CDS encoding CHAT domain-containing protein, yielding MQLGGRGVWQTRAGAIQPPYAGDHLCRLLHLAAGALPLLLWWHDQPASAAMGLVLALLVFGRILLLDLRLRVFVRLLRGRERLKRVLVLLSAGGALALWPESWLGALGSQGAVVSRPSAGWALTLLLVTALGCLQEWRTWPDVRGVPSPRLEPFRMLRGLLGRGWGPALLAVTHPGAPGLLVPAVAVMAAELAFSAYAARTGDWRLRVLHAVRLPLLPAFRVPWIQGSVVGSWAYDAVIRRPRRPDLAPWELMLRHDEVLAGSAGHDLVVRTWRANAAAPTPDAEPWVSTAEAYADSLKALFQYQAGTEIPAAERRGLFTTWQTVAAMTAMARAEVSLAAGLLDNAVRNRRYAARLFAAAGLPLNAAAARCLTADVLAFELARTDEALAEVDEVGDRSTLPAALRRLAELVETTAGRTRGDGGGSGRRLPSALPLRAAHGLFEELPTWIPFLSVHHREIAFVRHVDRRAAETAHRLGRQPGVTLPSPYRGFADMYPLPVGHGLREVLADAQRSLAHGSVETARLAALDVLQVARSAEDLAQQTAAHRLLARTAARLGDWPEQYSHLISVVASVETARDRVADADLRIDLDLARPCAELVALVVDRRVPGVPLTTAVDLAERGRSRLMLQTIGGTHDSELPSALRELQQQERNLLRSVRSDDRIGTRGPYGFAVLNPYWGQVERAKLERIWRAMEATGAAGAAYVSGRRGAPAQYAELRDMLRPGEVLCEFVSVGDRTVVLLVRAERAEPVVVDLRLDARALTPERPDPGRPAPPWTAGLAPLARALAEHTRPGEVMWLVPDGPLHDLPLHAVPVEGAPWGERNPMSCTPSASLMRYRLGPAVRSETRTALVLADSRGDLPHARAEARAIRAVLPAAEVHTGAAAGLDTLRERLSQARYDVLHLACHCRLDRERPSRSGLLLAGGELTAEDLPTVRLDVRLVVLSGCDTGAQEQRAGNELMGLTREFLHAGARSVLVTRWQVDDISSALLMADFYRRMKDGSPLAAALSAARRRLRTMSLDDALEHCERERRGERLRAADPESVRSLSRDVARLRLRAGDVGGALAEIDALLAETPHGSPHRRPLLVLRNRARYAPARREQHLPAFDHPYYWAPFTLAGDWR
- a CDS encoding isochorismatase family cysteine hydrolase, producing MPSTALIVIDMLNTYEHEDAEALVPSVREALPGITALLEQARASDSPVVYVNDNFGEWRSHHGEILDAALAGRHRSLVEPVAPDENSLFVVKARHSIFFETPLAYLLGQLKAKRLVLCGQVTEQCVLYSALDAHIRHFDVVVPDDAVAHIDADLAAAALRMMSRNMSADVCTVKDVEFDG
- a CDS encoding hemerythrin domain-containing protein produces the protein MDAIVLLRDDHKTVEKLFKQFEKTDDEDTGERRRIADEVIEELTVHAWIEEQIFYPAAREAAPDTTDHILESIEEHHAVVWMLSEIKNMDPSDERFKAKMSVLMENVRHHVEEEEKDWFPEVRKAMGRNRLTELGQQLEAEKPKAPRDPLAVPSAASR
- a CDS encoding prolyl oligopeptidase family serine peptidase produces the protein MPLERTNLVDHALGTAGGTPAPPGARGPDVLPADTASPTPAPVPLRLPDHLSADPPTLLPAHGCWYPSADPTGEHVAFICDRAGVPQLWSGPARGSEAHVLDGDPDPVTEVSWSPDGRWIAYTSAPGGGEHTRVLVVRPDGTGRQVLAGAEPGSSAHLGCWTRDGTALAVTVAQPSVSGAEHTGAGHLPSDADGAPADGARGPVAAWSERGGPATLLGGAAAHRAFPNQGAGPAPGPAPGQVRGGGLAAYLVDPDGAHAPVLLYGEEGAASLRVCDTSADGRFALVRRGPRGRREALVLDTASGHTTFSLHVADGDPWIGRFSPDARTVWLRSDTDREFAALLRVRLDGQGAGGAVSVAVEREGTGLDLLSVPDHGRWALLAWNVQGATELESTALPLADSDGRAGPRHRPVLPHEVVTRIAPLERGGLFAALAGSRRRPGIWELDRGLVPARAGWSARDEDAVPPGRPPVRPVPLRCPARDGLTLGGWYYRAPGRDPGRPAPCVIHLHGGPEEQERPVFNPLYHELLGRGLDVFAPDVRGSSGWGRSFVDADLGAGRFAAIEDVADCAAHVVALGYADPVRLGVMGRSYGGYLTMASLVWHPDLFRAGVAVCGMSDFATFFAGTEPWIAQSATAKYGHPEHDRDLLHALSPMSRIDQLRAPVLAVHGEHDTNVPPTESEQFIRAARGRGVPARQLTLRDEGHEFLRADNRRLYRRAAADWLERYLGGGPAL
- a CDS encoding DUF6766 family protein; this encodes MNRQKRGRERRASFWRDNSLTLAFGTAFFVVLLGQALAGHAEFNEQLAVDGLQRISLGQYVTSSDFAVDVTENWQSEFLQFFLYVFGTVWLVQRGSPESKEIHKIGTESDREQRVGDHATEQSPRWAGAKDWRQGVYARSLGLVMGTLFLLSWAAQSITGMAAYDEQQLRQLQDPVGWGGYLASADFWNRSLQNWQSELLAVAAMVILSVYLRQRGSPESKPVGAAHTSTGVEG